The Agrobacterium cucumeris genome has a segment encoding these proteins:
- a CDS encoding DUF6074 family protein, translating to MTTSSEVIAFPAKNRISDVKRCATMLDRLHGVEANDFWRRECRELAAYLTGLGYEDAAMRREVMEFQNAVQAELWSGDAAPEARRDSH from the coding sequence GTGACGACGAGTTCAGAAGTAATCGCCTTTCCGGCAAAGAACCGCATTTCCGACGTAAAACGGTGTGCAACCATGCTTGACCGTCTGCATGGTGTGGAGGCGAATGATTTCTGGCGCAGGGAGTGCCGTGAGCTGGCCGCCTATCTGACGGGACTAGGCTATGAGGACGCTGCCATGCGGCGCGAGGTCATGGAATTTCAAAACGCGGTGCAGGCCGAATTGTGGTCGGGCGATGCTGCCCCCGAGGCGCGTCGCGACAGCCATTGA
- a CDS encoding tetratricopeptide repeat protein gives MIAVDACVVKNSDASTRRVPLKNNRGFRASLVVCTVLAGLSGCATSNQTEDVFRIDRAQGSQENIASLTSVINANPQDPEGYNVRGSAYGRAGDSRRAIEDFNKALQLNPRFYQAYANRALVYRNSGQQQQALQDYNAALQINASYDVALIGRGNLYRQSGRVNEAFNDFSRAIELETTDGRAWHNRGLIYQLRNQHAQAIEDFSKAISLSSTSPEPYNGRGLSYVALNDDENAFADFNHAISLDGNVAESWANQALVYERRGEMAKAAKSYSHAARLDPKYKPALDGVARTRGASAS, from the coding sequence ATGATCGCTGTCGATGCCTGTGTTGTGAAAAACTCCGATGCCTCCACGCGCCGGGTGCCATTGAAAAACAACAGGGGGTTTCGCGCTTCTCTGGTCGTCTGCACCGTGCTTGCCGGTCTTTCCGGTTGCGCCACATCCAACCAGACGGAAGACGTGTTCAGGATAGACCGCGCCCAGGGCTCGCAGGAAAACATCGCCTCGCTCACCTCGGTCATCAACGCCAATCCGCAGGATCCGGAAGGCTACAATGTTCGTGGCTCCGCTTACGGCCGCGCCGGTGATTCCCGCCGCGCCATCGAAGACTTCAACAAGGCACTGCAGCTGAACCCGCGCTTCTACCAGGCTTATGCCAACCGCGCGCTCGTTTATCGCAACTCCGGTCAGCAGCAGCAGGCCCTGCAGGACTATAACGCCGCCCTGCAGATCAATGCGAGCTACGATGTGGCGCTGATCGGCCGTGGCAATCTTTACCGCCAGTCGGGACGGGTCAACGAAGCCTTCAACGACTTCTCCCGCGCCATCGAGCTTGAAACCACCGACGGACGCGCATGGCACAATCGCGGCCTGATCTACCAGCTGCGCAACCAGCACGCGCAGGCCATCGAGGACTTCTCCAAGGCGATTTCCCTGTCATCCACCTCGCCGGAACCCTATAACGGCCGTGGCCTCTCCTATGTCGCCTTGAATGACGATGAAAATGCCTTCGCGGATTTCAATCACGCCATTTCGCTTGATGGCAATGTCGCCGAATCCTGGGCCAACCAGGCGTTGGTCTATGAGCGGCGCGGCGAGATGGCCAAGGCCGCCAAGTCCTATTCCCACGCGGCGCGGCTCGATCCGAAATACAAGCCGGCGCTCGATGGTGTTGCCCGCACACGCGGTGCCAGCGCCTCCTGA
- the rpsU gene encoding 30S ribosomal protein S21 produces MQVLVRDNNVDQALRALKKKMQREGIFREMKMRDYYEKPSQKRAREKAEAVRRVRKLARKRAQREGLIAAPRASR; encoded by the coding sequence GTGCAGGTACTAGTCCGCGACAATAACGTTGATCAGGCGCTTCGCGCCCTCAAGAAAAAGATGCAGCGCGAAGGCATTTTCCGTGAAATGAAAATGCGCGATTACTACGAAAAGCCCTCCCAGAAGCGCGCCCGCGAAAAGGCTGAAGCCGTTCGCCGCGTTCGCAAGCTGGCACGTAAGCGCGCACAGCGCGAAGGTCTGATTGCGGCCCCGCGCGCGAGCCGTTAA
- a CDS encoding sarcosine oxidase subunit beta family protein, which translates to MRKYSVFAVAREALRGHKGWDAQWASPEPRKDYDVIIIGGGGHGLGAAYYLAKEHGITNVAVLEKGWLGGGNTGRNTTIIRSNYLYEESMDIYEHSLKLWEGLSQDLNYNVMYSARGVMMLSHNIHDRQSFSRHINANRLYGIDNEWLTPEQAKAYCPPLDISGNARYPINGAALQRRGGTARHDAVAWGYARAASDRGVHIIQNCEVTAIRRGPDGAVTGVETNRGFIGAKKIGVSAAGHSSVLMKMADVRVPLHSNPLQALVSEPLKPIFPCVVMSNTVHAYISQSDKGELVIGAGTDQYNSYSQTGGLQIITHTLDAICELFPIFRRVKMMRQWGGITDNTPDRSAIQSVTPVPNLFVNCGWGTGGFKATPGSANLFAHLIARGEPHRLAAGLTLDRFRTGRLIDEAAAAAVAH; encoded by the coding sequence ATGCGCAAATATTCCGTTTTTGCCGTGGCGCGTGAGGCGCTCAGGGGTCATAAAGGGTGGGATGCGCAATGGGCATCACCCGAGCCGCGCAAGGATTATGACGTCATCATCATCGGCGGCGGCGGCCACGGTCTGGGGGCTGCCTATTATCTTGCCAAGGAACACGGCATCACCAATGTCGCGGTGCTGGAAAAGGGCTGGCTTGGCGGCGGCAATACCGGCCGCAACACCACCATCATCCGCTCCAACTATCTCTATGAAGAGAGCATGGATATTTACGAGCATTCCCTCAAACTGTGGGAAGGCCTGAGCCAGGACCTCAATTACAACGTCATGTATTCGGCGCGTGGCGTGATGATGCTGTCGCACAATATTCACGACCGGCAGTCCTTCAGCCGGCACATCAATGCCAACCGTCTTTATGGCATCGACAATGAATGGCTGACGCCGGAGCAAGCGAAAGCCTATTGTCCGCCGCTCGATATTTCCGGAAATGCGCGCTATCCGATCAATGGTGCAGCACTCCAGCGTCGTGGCGGCACGGCGCGCCATGATGCGGTGGCCTGGGGTTATGCCCGCGCCGCCTCCGATCGCGGTGTGCACATAATCCAGAATTGCGAGGTCACGGCCATCAGGCGCGGACCGGACGGTGCAGTGACGGGCGTCGAAACCAATCGCGGTTTCATCGGTGCCAAGAAGATCGGCGTTTCCGCCGCCGGCCACTCTTCGGTTCTCATGAAGATGGCGGATGTGCGGGTGCCCCTGCATTCCAACCCGCTGCAGGCGCTGGTGTCAGAGCCGCTGAAGCCGATCTTCCCTTGCGTCGTGATGTCCAATACGGTTCACGCCTATATTTCGCAGTCCGACAAGGGGGAGCTGGTCATCGGTGCGGGGACCGACCAGTATAATTCCTATTCCCAGACCGGCGGCCTGCAGATCATCACCCATACGCTCGATGCCATCTGCGAGCTGTTCCCGATATTCCGTCGCGTCAAGATGATGCGGCAATGGGGCGGCATTACCGACAACACACCGGATCGTTCGGCCATCCAGAGCGTGACGCCGGTGCCGAACCTCTTCGTTAATTGCGGCTGGGGTACGGGTGGTTTCAAGGCGACACCGGGTTCCGCCAATCTCTTTGCCCACCTCATTGCCCGCGGCGAACCGCATCGCCTTGCCGCCGGGCTGACACTCGACCGGTTCCGCACCGGCCGGCTTATCGATGAGGCCGCCGCCGCCGCGGTGGCGCATTGA
- a CDS encoding sarcosine oxidase subunit delta: MLLIHCPYCGEDRSELEFRWAGEAHIARPENIADISDEAFAEYFFIRDNDKGLVFERWRHIHGCGRFFNAARDSVSDKFLMTYKAGEPKPDAETVLSAEKGAAR, translated from the coding sequence ATGCTTCTGATCCATTGCCCCTATTGCGGGGAAGACCGTTCCGAACTGGAATTCCGCTGGGCGGGCGAAGCTCATATCGCGCGGCCTGAAAATATCGCCGATATCTCGGACGAGGCTTTCGCCGAATATTTCTTCATCCGCGACAATGACAAGGGTCTCGTTTTTGAGCGCTGGCGGCATATCCATGGCTGCGGCCGGTTCTTTAACGCCGCCCGCGATTCCGTCAGCGACAAATTTCTGATGACCTACAAGGCTGGTGAGCCAAAACCGGATGCCGAGACGGTTCTTTCCGCAGAAAAGGGAGCGGCTCGATGA
- a CDS encoding sarcosine oxidase subunit alpha codes for MSGDYRIKGAGRLTPARTARFTFDGKIYSALEGDTVASALLANGVHLIGRSFKYHRPRGFLSAGPEEPNALIDVSRDSMRKQPNVRATVQDVFDGAIIASQNRFPSLSFDISAINDFLSPMFAAGFYYKTFMWPKAAWHKIYEPIIRRAAGLGKAPSEPDADHYSGRYAHCDLLVAGGGVAGLTAALAAAKTGISVILVDENAEIGGALRFDTGAVIDGLPGYEWAQKVLAELKSLPNVRVLTRTTAFGYYNYNFVALAERVTDHLATPARHQPRERLWQVRAKKVVLAAGAIERHMVFANNDRPGIMLASAARTYLNHYGVAVGHNVGVYTAHDSAYETAFDLKKAGVKIAAIVDCRENPDRLLLDEARALGIEVLAGHSVYDTVGRLRVSSMTVGRNGGSNKRKIAIDALVVSAGWTPSVHLFSQSRGKLKFDAANQRFLPDIHVQDCVSIGTCNGTDDLSALIAEAAAAGGSAVEFSGENTRDWTGGMIGAAEGAGEGTGVKAFIDFQHDVCAKDIRLAVREGMHSVEHIKRFTTNGMASDQGKMSNMHGLAIASEALGRDLPKVGLTTFRQPYTPVTFGTLINHSRGALFDPARKTPMHDEEAAAGAVFEDVGNWKRAWFFPRAGEDMHEALNRECKTVRDSVGVFDASTLGKIEVVGPDAAKFLNLIYTNAWDTLKPGRCRYGIMTREDGFVYDDGVVGRLAEDRFHVTTTTGGAPRVLQHMEDYLQTEFPDLNVWLTSATEQWAVIAVQGPKAREVIAPFVEGIDLSPEAFPHMAVAEGKFCGVPTRLFRVSFTGELGFEINVPADYGAAVWSAIRERAEAVGGCLYGTETMHILRAEKGYIIVGQDTDGTVTPDDAGLNWAVSKKKTDFVGIRGLKRPDLTRSGRKQLVGLKTKDRLTVPEEGGQIVVDPNQPKPMTMLGHVTSAYWSENLGHSIAFALVADGRARMGETLYIPLADKTIAVEVTDMVFLDKEGARLNG; via the coding sequence ATGAGCGGCGATTATCGTATCAAGGGTGCAGGTCGCCTGACGCCCGCCAGAACCGCGCGCTTTACCTTTGATGGCAAGATTTACTCTGCGCTTGAAGGCGACACGGTTGCCTCAGCGCTTCTCGCAAACGGCGTGCATCTGATCGGCCGCTCGTTCAAATATCACCGGCCGCGCGGCTTTCTGTCTGCAGGGCCGGAAGAGCCGAATGCGCTGATCGACGTCTCACGCGACAGCATGCGCAAGCAGCCCAATGTGCGCGCAACGGTGCAGGATGTGTTCGATGGCGCGATCATCGCCTCACAGAACCGCTTTCCGTCGCTGTCCTTCGATATCAGCGCGATCAACGACTTCCTTTCGCCGATGTTTGCGGCTGGTTTCTACTACAAAACTTTCATGTGGCCGAAGGCCGCCTGGCACAAGATTTACGAGCCGATCATCCGCCGTGCTGCCGGTCTTGGCAAAGCGCCGAGCGAACCGGATGCGGATCATTACTCCGGCCGTTATGCCCATTGTGACCTGTTGGTGGCCGGTGGTGGCGTTGCCGGTCTGACAGCGGCGCTTGCTGCGGCGAAAACCGGCATCAGCGTCATTCTGGTGGATGAGAATGCAGAAATCGGCGGCGCGCTGCGCTTCGACACGGGGGCGGTTATCGATGGCCTGCCCGGCTATGAATGGGCGCAGAAGGTTCTCGCCGAACTGAAATCCCTGCCTAACGTCCGTGTTCTGACCCGCACGACGGCCTTCGGTTATTACAACTACAATTTCGTGGCGCTGGCGGAGCGCGTGACCGATCATCTTGCCACGCCCGCCAGACACCAGCCGCGCGAGCGGCTGTGGCAGGTGCGTGCCAAAAAGGTCGTTCTGGCCGCAGGCGCGATCGAGCGCCACATGGTCTTCGCCAATAACGACCGTCCCGGCATCATGCTGGCCTCGGCCGCACGCACCTATCTCAATCACTATGGGGTGGCTGTCGGCCATAATGTGGGTGTCTACACCGCCCATGATTCGGCCTATGAAACGGCTTTCGACCTTAAGAAAGCCGGTGTGAAGATCGCCGCCATCGTCGATTGCCGCGAGAACCCGGATCGGCTGCTGCTGGATGAGGCACGGGCACTTGGCATCGAGGTGCTGGCGGGCCACAGCGTTTATGATACCGTCGGGCGCCTGCGCGTGTCGTCCATGACCGTTGGCCGTAATGGCGGCTCGAACAAACGCAAGATCGCCATTGATGCGCTCGTGGTTTCCGCCGGCTGGACCCCGTCTGTACATCTCTTTTCGCAATCGCGCGGCAAGCTGAAGTTTGACGCGGCTAACCAGCGCTTCCTGCCTGACATCCATGTGCAGGACTGTGTTTCCATCGGCACCTGCAACGGCACGGACGATCTCTCCGCACTGATTGCCGAGGCGGCTGCCGCAGGCGGTTCCGCCGTGGAGTTTTCCGGCGAGAATACCCGTGACTGGACCGGCGGCATGATCGGCGCGGCCGAAGGCGCGGGTGAAGGAACCGGGGTTAAGGCCTTCATCGATTTCCAGCATGATGTCTGCGCCAAGGATATTCGCCTTGCCGTGCGAGAGGGCATGCATTCCGTCGAGCATATCAAACGCTTCACCACCAATGGCATGGCGTCGGATCAGGGCAAGATGTCCAACATGCACGGGCTCGCCATCGCATCCGAAGCGCTGGGTCGGGATTTGCCGAAGGTCGGCCTCACCACTTTCCGCCAGCCCTATACGCCGGTCACCTTCGGCACACTCATCAATCATTCGCGCGGCGCGCTGTTTGACCCGGCCCGCAAGACGCCGATGCACGATGAAGAGGCGGCAGCAGGTGCGGTGTTCGAGGATGTCGGAAACTGGAAACGCGCCTGGTTTTTCCCGCGCGCGGGTGAGGACATGCATGAAGCGCTGAACCGGGAGTGCAAGACGGTGCGAGACAGCGTTGGCGTCTTCGATGCCTCGACTCTCGGCAAGATTGAGGTGGTCGGCCCTGACGCGGCGAAGTTCCTCAACCTCATCTACACAAACGCCTGGGATACGCTGAAACCCGGTCGCTGCCGTTATGGCATCATGACCCGTGAAGACGGCTTCGTTTATGATGATGGCGTCGTCGGGCGGCTTGCCGAGGACCGTTTCCATGTGACGACGACGACCGGCGGCGCGCCGCGTGTGCTGCAGCACATGGAGGATTATCTCCAGACCGAGTTCCCCGATCTCAACGTCTGGCTAACCTCGGCCACCGAACAATGGGCTGTCATTGCCGTGCAGGGGCCAAAGGCACGCGAGGTGATCGCGCCTTTCGTCGAGGGCATCGATCTGTCGCCGGAAGCCTTCCCGCATATGGCGGTGGCCGAGGGCAAGTTCTGCGGCGTGCCGACGCGGCTTTTCCGGGTTTCCTTCACCGGCGAGCTTGGTTTCGAAATCAACGTTCCGGCCGATTACGGCGCAGCCGTCTGGTCTGCCATCCGGGAAAGGGCCGAAGCCGTTGGCGGTTGCCTTTATGGCACCGAGACCATGCATATCCTGCGTGCTGAAAAGGGCTATATCATCGTCGGGCAGGATACCGACGGCACGGTGACGCCTGATGATGCCGGGCTCAACTGGGCGGTTTCCAAGAAGAAGACGGATTTCGTCGGTATTCGCGGTCTCAAGCGCCCCGATCTCACACGCTCCGGCCGTAAGCAGCTGGTGGGTCTGAAGACGAAGGACAGGCTGACCGTCCCGGAAGAAGGCGGCCAGATCGTTGTTGATCCGAATCAGCCGAAACCCATGACCATGCTCGGCCATGTCACCTCCGCCTACTGGTCGGAAAATCTCGGCCATTCCATTGCCTTTGCGCTGGTGGCGGATGGCAGGGCGCGCATGGGCGAAACGCTTTATATCCCGCTCGCCGATAAAACCATTGCCGTCGAAGTGACCGACATGGTCTTCCTCGACAAGGAAGGAGCCCGTCTCAATGGCTGA
- a CDS encoding sarcosine oxidase subunit gamma, producing the protein MADMLHAKRKSVLEDFHGGSPFVSLKPAASASRLSLRARESAVPALSEALGLSLPTSPKSAVTSGLRSALWLGPDEWLVIDQGESDLMAMLSGVSGLFSATDVSHRNTAVIISGPGAEAALNAGCPQNLSPAKFPVGACSRTVFGKAEVVLLRTADDTFRVECWRSFADYVGGLLQEAAEDVVV; encoded by the coding sequence ATGGCTGATATGCTTCACGCAAAACGCAAATCCGTGCTTGAGGATTTCCATGGCGGCTCGCCCTTCGTCTCGTTAAAACCTGCTGCTTCCGCATCACGGCTGTCGCTGCGCGCACGGGAAAGCGCCGTGCCGGCATTGTCGGAAGCGCTTGGTCTTTCTTTGCCCACGAGCCCGAAAAGCGCCGTTACGTCAGGTCTGCGTTCCGCTCTCTGGCTCGGCCCGGATGAATGGCTGGTGATCGATCAGGGTGAGAGCGATCTGATGGCCATGCTCTCCGGCGTCTCCGGCCTGTTTTCGGCAACCGATGTTTCTCACCGCAATACAGCCGTCATCATCTCCGGTCCCGGCGCGGAAGCCGCACTTAATGCCGGTTGCCCGCAGAATCTTTCGCCTGCAAAATTCCCGGTCGGGGCCTGCTCACGCACGGTTTTCGGCAAGGCGGAAGTGGTGCTGTTGCGCACGGCGGATGATACGTTCCGGGTGGAATGCTGGCGCTCCTTCGCCGATTATGTCGGCGGGCTGCTGCAGGAGGCGGCTGAGGACGTGGTGGTTTAA
- a CDS encoding DUF2332 domain-containing protein translates to MHDEAVRNAFLVQARACDSLGSPFTARLCRAVSARLDRQTEVGRKILSWPGDVGPSGDSVPLRLAGALHALAIEDKIAPLVDIAPENEDTLWQACEDALRFHAAFILDRLTSPPQTNEVRRSAVLLPGFLTIAALAGKPLALSEVGASAGLNLQFDRYQYRLGDLAWGETSDVFLSPEWRGNAPPPGRRIEVIERAGCDLNPLDPSSAEDRLRLMSYVWADQTDRLERTAAALQIAVENGLHVEKADAIDWLKRRLATPHSGATHVVYHSVAWQYLPDALKQAGEALIAEAGARATPEAPLARLQMEADQTPGSAAITLQIWPTGEKQEIGRADFHGRWVEWRGWKNQSI, encoded by the coding sequence ATGCATGATGAAGCCGTAAGAAATGCGTTTCTCGTTCAGGCAAGGGCTTGCGACAGCCTTGGCTCGCCCTTTACTGCACGGCTCTGCCGCGCGGTCTCAGCGCGGCTGGATCGCCAGACGGAAGTGGGCCGGAAAATCCTTTCCTGGCCCGGTGATGTTGGCCCCTCCGGTGATTCCGTGCCGCTGCGGCTGGCGGGCGCCCTGCATGCACTTGCCATTGAGGACAAGATCGCGCCGCTTGTCGATATCGCACCTGAAAACGAGGATACGTTGTGGCAGGCCTGCGAGGATGCGTTACGCTTTCACGCGGCCTTTATCCTCGATAGGTTGACATCACCACCGCAGACCAACGAAGTGCGCCGTTCCGCAGTGCTGCTGCCGGGTTTTCTGACGATTGCAGCACTTGCCGGCAAGCCGTTGGCGCTTTCAGAAGTTGGCGCCAGCGCCGGGCTGAACCTGCAATTTGACCGTTACCAGTATCGACTGGGCGACCTTGCATGGGGTGAGACGTCGGATGTCTTTCTCTCGCCGGAATGGCGCGGAAACGCTCCGCCGCCCGGTCGTCGGATTGAGGTCATCGAGCGCGCCGGCTGCGATCTCAACCCACTCGATCCGTCGTCCGCCGAAGATCGCCTGCGGTTGATGTCCTATGTCTGGGCCGACCAGACCGACAGGCTGGAGCGAACGGCAGCGGCTCTACAGATTGCGGTGGAGAACGGCTTGCACGTCGAAAAGGCCGACGCTATCGACTGGCTGAAACGCCGCCTTGCCACACCACATTCGGGTGCCACCCATGTCGTCTACCATTCCGTCGCCTGGCAATATCTGCCGGATGCCTTGAAGCAGGCCGGCGAAGCCTTGATTGCCGAGGCAGGCGCCCGCGCCACGCCCGAGGCTCCGCTTGCCCGCCTGCAGATGGAGGCGGACCAGACGCCGGGCAGCGCCGCGATTACCCTGCAAATCTGGCCAACCGGCGAGAAACAGGAAATCGGCCGCGCCGATTTTCATGGGCGATGGGTGGAATGGCGCGGCTGGAAAAACCAGTCGATTTAA
- a CDS encoding MaoC family dehydratase — translation MAKDIGLAEIKSLVGTEMGVSDWIVVDQTMIDAFAKATLDEQFIHTDPERAKAESPFGGTIAHGFLTLSLLSALYYDAVPPIREQTMGLNYGFDAVRFVAPVKSGARVRGRFLLAEARFRGAAMLMTTYDVTVEIENERKPALTARWTTITQFNPEDRPEDI, via the coding sequence ATGGCAAAGGACATAGGGCTGGCTGAGATTAAAAGTCTCGTTGGCACGGAAATGGGCGTTTCCGACTGGATCGTTGTCGATCAGACGATGATCGACGCTTTCGCAAAGGCAACTTTGGACGAACAGTTCATCCACACGGACCCGGAGCGCGCCAAAGCGGAAAGCCCGTTTGGTGGCACCATCGCGCATGGGTTCCTGACGCTGTCTCTGCTTTCGGCACTATATTATGACGCCGTGCCCCCTATTCGCGAGCAGACGATGGGCCTCAATTACGGCTTCGACGCCGTCCGTTTCGTCGCGCCGGTTAAATCTGGTGCGCGGGTGCGCGGCCGGTTCCTCCTGGCGGAAGCCCGCTTTCGCGGCGCCGCCATGCTGATGACGACCTATGACGTGACGGTGGAGATTGAAAACGAAAGAAAGCCGGCGCTCACCGCCCGCTGGACGACGATCACCCAGTTCAATCCGGAGGACAGGCCGGAGGATATCTGA
- the glgX gene encoding glycogen debranching protein GlgX produces the protein MQNPPVFPKGATQTENGTEFTVYSRHASQIDLCLFDAAGEKETARLPMKRGEDDIHRLTVADAGSGTRYGYRAHGIYAPEHGLWFDPSKLLLDPYATEIDRPFRHDPALYAFGEDTGGIMPKAILSQYEPLKRQPPLFAEGGLIYELAVRSFSKLHSEVPENIRGTVAALAHPAIIAHLKKIGVNAVELMPITAWIDERHLPPLGLSNAWGYNPVGFMALDPRLCPGGVRELRDTVAALHAEGIGTILDLVFNHTGESDIEGSVLSLRGLDNLTAFRHPPGEPGVLVNDTGTGNTVACDHPYVRQLIIDALRHFVVNAGVDGFRFDLAPVLGRTANGFDMASETLAAMHSDAVLHDRVLIAEPWDIGPGGYQLGNFPESFLEWNDRARDDMRRFWRGDAGTTGALADALSGSSPIFSRHGRSKSRSVNFLAAHDGFTLFDLVSHENKHNEKNGENNRDGHNENHSWNNGVEGPSDDPAIVAARLADVKALLSTLFVSRGALMLTAGDEGGRSQQGNNNAYCQDNEINWVDWSSLSPELIEHTAFLSALRKRFGVFSQTAFFSGKDDVAWLAPGGEPMTVSDWERPDGPAFAMVLSTSDHESGNDVELAVLINRNREIVPFTLPGNGWKAIGTDFGNPAFLPARSVVFYLRG, from the coding sequence ATGCAGAACCCACCCGTTTTCCCCAAAGGCGCAACCCAGACGGAAAACGGAACGGAATTCACGGTCTATTCCCGGCACGCTTCCCAGATCGATCTTTGCCTTTTCGATGCAGCCGGTGAAAAAGAGACCGCCCGCCTGCCCATGAAGCGCGGAGAGGATGATATTCACCGTTTGACGGTGGCAGATGCCGGTTCTGGCACGCGATATGGCTACCGCGCCCACGGAATTTACGCCCCCGAACACGGCCTGTGGTTCGACCCATCAAAACTGCTGCTTGACCCCTATGCCACGGAGATCGATCGCCCCTTCCGTCATGATCCGGCGCTATACGCTTTTGGCGAAGACACGGGCGGCATCATGCCCAAGGCGATCCTTTCGCAATACGAACCGCTCAAACGCCAACCGCCGCTTTTTGCCGAAGGTGGGCTGATTTACGAACTCGCGGTCAGATCTTTCAGCAAATTGCATTCCGAGGTGCCGGAAAACATCAGGGGCACCGTAGCGGCGCTGGCCCATCCCGCCATTATCGCGCATCTGAAAAAAATCGGCGTCAATGCCGTGGAGCTGATGCCGATCACGGCATGGATCGACGAACGGCACCTGCCGCCGCTCGGCCTTTCCAATGCCTGGGGCTACAACCCGGTCGGCTTCATGGCGCTCGATCCGCGCCTCTGCCCCGGCGGCGTGCGGGAATTACGCGACACGGTGGCCGCGCTGCATGCAGAAGGTATCGGCACCATTCTCGATCTCGTCTTCAACCATACGGGTGAAAGCGATATTGAAGGCTCGGTTTTGTCATTGCGGGGTCTCGACAATCTTACCGCCTTCCGACACCCGCCCGGAGAACCGGGTGTGCTGGTCAACGACACAGGGACCGGCAATACGGTCGCCTGTGACCACCCCTATGTGCGCCAGCTCATCATCGATGCGCTCAGGCATTTTGTCGTGAATGCCGGTGTGGACGGCTTCCGTTTCGATCTGGCACCCGTGCTCGGCCGAACCGCCAATGGCTTCGATATGGCCAGCGAAACACTTGCGGCCATGCATTCAGACGCAGTGCTTCACGACCGTGTGCTGATCGCCGAACCATGGGATATCGGTCCCGGCGGTTACCAGCTCGGTAATTTTCCCGAGAGCTTTCTGGAATGGAACGACCGTGCCCGTGACGATATGCGCCGGTTCTGGCGCGGTGATGCCGGAACCACAGGGGCGCTCGCCGATGCATTGTCCGGTTCGTCACCGATCTTTTCACGCCATGGCCGCTCAAAAAGCCGCAGCGTCAATTTCCTTGCCGCCCATGACGGCTTCACGCTGTTCGATCTCGTCAGCCATGAAAACAAGCACAATGAAAAAAACGGCGAGAACAATCGCGACGGCCACAATGAAAACCATTCCTGGAACAATGGCGTCGAAGGCCCAAGCGATGATCCCGCCATTGTCGCTGCGCGCCTCGCGGATGTGAAGGCGCTGCTGTCCACGCTTTTCGTCAGCCGCGGCGCATTGATGCTGACCGCCGGTGATGAGGGCGGCCGCAGCCAGCAGGGCAACAACAATGCCTATTGTCAGGATAATGAAATCAACTGGGTCGACTGGTCGTCGCTTTCCCCGGAACTGATCGAACACACCGCGTTTCTTTCCGCATTGCGCAAACGCTTCGGCGTCTTTTCGCAAACCGCATTTTTCTCCGGCAAGGACGATGTGGCATGGCTTGCTCCCGGCGGCGAACCCATGACGGTTTCGGACTGGGAAAGGCCGGACGGACCGGCCTTCGCCATGGTGCTTTCCACCTCCGATCATGAGAGTGGAAACGATGTCGAACTCGCCGTGCTCATCAACCGCAACCGCGAGATCGTGCCCTTCACCTTGCCCGGCAATGGCTGGAAAGCTATCGGCACGGATTTCGGCAATCCGGCTTTCCTGCCTGCCCGTTCGGTGGTGTTTTATCTGCGCGGTTGA